From the genome of Triticum aestivum cultivar Chinese Spring chromosome 3B, IWGSC CS RefSeq v2.1, whole genome shotgun sequence, one region includes:
- the LOC123066788 gene encoding uncharacterized protein, with protein MSQGLIKFLNRKGFDVKPEMVNERIVLSACALYDCDEIEKKHDRSLRRAGEQLKDVSGINTQGWSLLELSTALMLICFSEEEILVGDPEELFTAEELCKFQDDAHEYDDKISKYPCRRIYEELVCAFEARAANRILLTSLVKEASARFSPVPEACKVQPWHIAKNSINSFDHPRRKLVMPAPAIEQVCRTKKTVQPSRWVRMLSNVKLLPHMLTAFMKRELGSCRLLREIMTKVHRWRKMKLLTCRKIEKTVGGTAC; from the exons ATGAGTCAAGGACTAATAAAGTTCCTGAATCGTAAAGGCTTTGATGTCAAACCAGAGATG GTCAATGAGCGCATTGTTCTGTCAGCATGTGCCTTGTATGATTGCGATGAAATCGAGAAGAAACATGATCGGTCCTTGAGACGTGCCGGTGAGCAACTTAAGGATGTGTCTGGCATCAACACCCAGGGCTGGAGCTTACTGGAACTTTCAACAGCTCTGATGCTTATATGTTTTTCTGAAGAAGAAATTCTAGTTGGTGATCCGGAAGAG TTATTTACAGCTGAGGAGCTGTGTAAGTTCCAGGATGATGCACACGAATACGACGACAAGATCTCAAAGTACCCATGCCGAAGAATCTACGAAGAACTAGTGTGTGCCTTTGAAGCTAGAGCAGCGAATAGAATACTTTTGACCTCCTTGGTTAAGGAGGCAAGTGCGCGTTTCTCTCCGGTACCCGAAGCTTGCAAAGTACAACCATGGCATATAGCTAAGAATAGCATCAATTCATTCGATCACCCACGGAGAAAATTGGTAATGCCGGCCCCTGCTATTGAGCAAGTTTGTAGAACAAAGAAGACCGTGCAGCCCTCGAGATGGGTGCGGATGCTTTCCAACGTGAAGCTCTTGCCTCACATGCTCACGGCTTTCATGAAGCGGGAGCTCGGGTCCTGCAGATTGCTGCGGGAGATCATGACGAAGGTACATCGCTGGAGGAAGATGAAGCTGTTGACATGCAGGAAGATTGAGAAGACTGTTGGTGGTACAGCTTGCTAA
- the LOC123066789 gene encoding uncharacterized protein: MAAALRLAARRICGSALGPPPQAFLAAVGKVAPRRISTGNGGISLRRTFSESPQNNLVSNNAADPASLGARAEEKKQELLQILRQMDRRHCKNFDMEMENKKLVHLLARSSHPAPYSIGYFLENHWLKSTAGASLGLLALIYVEAEYVIPAIDRVCKMVKA, from the exons ATGGCGGCAGCGCTTCGGCTTGCGGCGAGGAGGATCTGCGGCAGCGCCCTCGGGCCGCCGCCGCAGGCGTTCCTCGCGGCGGTGGGCAAGGTGGCGCCGAGGAGGATCAGCACCGGCAACGGCGGGATCTCGCTTCGCCGGACGTTCAGCGAATCACCGCAGAATAACCTTGTCAGCAACAACGCGGCCGATCCGGCGAGCCTCGGCGCACGGGCGGAGGAGAAGAAGCAGGAGCTGCTCCAGATCCTCCGGCAGATGGACCGTCGCCACTGCAAAAACTtcgacatggagatggagaacAAGAAGCTGGTCCACCTGCTTGCGCGATCCTCTCATCCTGCACCATA CTCAATTGGATATTTTCTAGAGAACCATTGGTTAAAATCCACGGCCGGGGCGTCTCTTGGGCTCCTTGCACTCATCTACGTGGAGGCAGAGTATGTAATTCCTGCGATCGATCGAGTATGTAAGATGGTGAAGGCGTGA